One stretch of Carassius auratus strain Wakin unplaced genomic scaffold, ASM336829v1 scaf_tig00042015, whole genome shotgun sequence DNA includes these proteins:
- the LOC113085615 gene encoding chordin: MEASRALWILCCAFLASALGSRLKTPALPIQPEREPMISKGLSGCSFGGRFYSLEDTWHPDLGEPFGVMHCVMCHCEPQRSRRGKVFGKVSCRNMKQDCPDPTCDDPVLLPGHCCKTCPKGNSGKKEVESLFEFFQEKDDDLHKSYNDRSYISSEENSNRDSAADFVAVLTGVTDSWLPSSSGVARARFTLARTSLTFSITFQRMNRPSLITFLDSDGNTAFEFRVPLADTDMICGVWRNLPKSHLRQLEAEQLHVSMTTADNKKEEIQGKIIKHRALFAETFSAILTSDEVHSGMGGIAMLTLSDTENNLHFILILQGLVSHGSSSVKVPVRVKLLYRQHLLREIQANISADDSDLAEVLADLNSRELFWLSRGQLQISVETEGQNSRQVSGFISGKRSCDTLQSVMSSGSALTPGKTGGVGSAVFTLHHNGSLDFQVLVAGLSSAVVGVTIEMKPRRRSKRSVLYDITADFSTAGERGGGRAMGSCGRVEARHIHMLLQNELFINIATAEQQESELRGQIRMLPYNGLDARRNELPVPLAGQFVSPPVRTGAAGHAWVSVDEQCHLHYEIVINGLSNSEDTSVNAHLHGLAEIGEMDDSSTNHKRLLTGFYGQQAQGVLKDISVELLRHLDEGTAYIQVSTKMNPRGEIRGRIHVPNSCELGSRGEVVEEAEFDELVFVRDPAELRKDPHTCFFEGEHHAHGSQWTPQYNTCFTCICQKKTVICDPVICPALSCPHTIQPEDQCCPICDEKKESKQTTAVEKVEEDPEGCYFEGDQKMHAPGTTWHPFVPPFGYIKCAVCTCKGSTGEVHCEKLTCPPLTCSRPIRRNPSDCCKECPAEDTPPLEDDEMMQADGTRHCKFGDNYYQNSEHWHPRVPLVGEMKCITCWCDHGVTKCQKKQCPLLSCSNPIRREGKCCPECIEDFMEKEEMAKMVEKKKNWRH; the protein is encoded by the exons ATGGAGGCGTCGCGAGCTCTGTGGATTCTGTGCTGCGCGTTCCTCGCGTCGGCTTTGGGCTCGAGACTCAAGACCCCCGCGTTACCCATCCAACCCGAGAGGGAACCCATGATCTCTAAAGGCTTATCCG GTTGCTCCTTCGGTGGCCGCTTTTATTCGCTGGAAGACACGTGGCATCCAGATCTCGGAGAGCCGTTCGGTGTGATGCACTGCGTTATGTGTCACTGCGAGCCG CAGAGGAGCCGGCGAGGGAAGGTGTTTGGGAAGGTGAGCTGCAGGAATATGAAACAGGACTGTCCCGATCCGACCTGCGACGATCCCGTCTTGCTTCCAGGACACTGCTGCAAAACATGCCCAAAAG GCAACTCAGGGAAAAAGGAGGTGGAGTCTCTGTTTGAGTTCTTCCAGGAGAAAGATGACGACCTGCACAAGTCTTACAACGACAGATCCTACATCAGCTCTGAGGAGAACAGCAACCGAGACAGCGCTGCCG ATTTTGTGGCTGTACTCACGGGCGTGACAGACTCGTGGCTGCCGAGCTCCAGCGGCGTCGCACGGGCACGATTCACACTCGCTCGAACGAGCCTGACCTTCTCTATCACCTTccagag GATGAACAGGCCGAGCCTCATCACGTTCCTGGACTCTGATGGAAACACAGCGTTTGAGTTCAGAGTACCACTGGCGGATACAGACATG atCTGTGGAGTTTGGAGGAACCTGCCAAAGTCTCACCTGCGTCAGCTGGAGGCGGAGCAGCTGCATGTTTCCATGACAACCGCTGACAACAAGAAGGAGGAGATACAGGGCAAAATCATCAAACACCGAGCGCTGTTCGCAG AAACGTTCAGCGCGATCCTGACGTCTGACGAGGTGCATTCTGGGATGGGAGGAATCGCAATGTTGACGCTCAGTGACACGGAAAACAATCTGCATTTCATCCTGATCCTGCAGGGACTCGTTTCTCACGGGAGCT CTTCTGTAAAGGTGCCAGTCCGAGTGAAACTGCTGTACCGACAGCATCTGCTGAGAGAAATACAAGCAAACATCTCTGCAGAT GACTCTGACTTGGCTGAAGTCCTGGCCGATCTGAACAGTCGTGAACTCTTCTGGTTGTCCCGCGGACAGCTGCAGATCTCGGTGGAAACAGAAGGTCAAAACTCTCGTCAGGTCTCCGGATTCATTTCTGGCAAGAGATCATGTGACA CTCTTCAGAGTGTGATGTCCAGTGGTTCTGCACTGACTCCTGGGAAAACGGGCGGCGTCGGGTCAGCCGTCTTCACCCTCCATCACAACGGCTCGCTCGACTTCCAG GTCCTGGTGGCGGGTTTGAGCAGCGCGGTGGTCGGTGTGACGATCGAGATGAAGCCGCGGCGGCGCAGTAAACGCAGCGTGCTGTACGACATCACCGCAGATTTCTCCACAGCGGGCGAGCGCGGCGGCGGACGAGCGATGGGAAGCTGTGGTCGGGTCGAGGCCAGACACATCCACATGCTTCTGCAGAACGAACTGTTCATTAACATCGCCACGGCCGAGCAGCAGGAGAGCGAACTGCGTGGACAGATACGAATGCTGCCTTACAACGGACTGGACGCACGCCGAAACG AGCTTCCGGTTCCTCTGGCGGGTCAGTTTGTGTCTCCTCCTGTCCGTACGGGTGCAGCGGGTCACGCCTGGGTCTCGGTGGACGAACAGTGTCATCTGCATTACGAGATCGTCATCAACGGCCTCAGCAATAGCGAAGACACCTCCGTCAACGCCCACCTGCACGGATTGGCCGAGATCGGCGAGATGGACGACTCGTCCACCAATCACAAGAGACTTCTGACTGGCTTCTACGGTCAACAG GCGCAGGGTGTGTTGAAAGATATTAGTGTTGAGTTATTGAGGCATTTGGACGAAGGCACTGCTTATATTCAGGTCAGCACCAAAATGAATCCAAGAGGAGAAATACGAGGACGG ATTCACGTTCCCAACAGCTGTGAGTTGGGTTCCCGCGGTGAGGTGGTCGAGGAGGCAGAGTTTGATGAACTGGTATTCGTCCGTGACCCGGCCGAGCTGAGGAAAGACCCGCACACGTGCTTCTTTGAGGGAGAACATCATGCACATGGGTCTCAGTGGACACCTCAGTACAACACCTGCTTTACCTGCATCTgccag AAGAAGACAGTGATCTGTGATCCTGTGATCTGTCCTGCGCTCTCATGTCCTCACACCATCCAGCCTGAAGACCAGTGCTGTCCCATCTGTGATG aaaagaaagaatCCAAACAGACGACAGCAGTAGAAAAAGTTGAGGAAGATCCAGAAG GCTGTTATTTCGAAGGTGATCAGAAAATGCATGCACCTGGCACAACATGGCATCCGTTCGTCCCGCCATTTGGCTACATTAAGTGTGCTGTGTGTACCTGCAAG GGCTCCACAGGAGAAGTGCACTGCGAGAAGCTGACGTGCCCGCCTCTCACCTGCAGCCGACCAATCAGACGCAACCCTTCAGACTGCTGTAAGGAGTGTCCTGCGGAAGACACACCCCCTCTGGAGGACGATGAAATGATGCAGGCAGACGGGACACGGCACTGCAAGTTTGGCGATAACTACTACCAGAATAGTGAACACTGGCACCCTCGTGTTCCACTGGTGGGAGAAATGAAGTGCATTACCTGCTGGTGtgat CATGGCGTCACAAAGTGCCAGAAAAAGCAGTGCCCATTGTTGAGTTGCAGTAACCCCATTCGGAGAGAAGGAAAATGCTGTCCTGAATGCATAG AGGACTTCatggaaaaagaagaaatggcaaaaatggtggagaaaaagaaaaactggaGACACTGA